Proteins from a single region of Lysinibacillus sp. JNUCC-52:
- a CDS encoding ABC transporter permease, which translates to MNLALKEMKKNKVRFVILGSIVFLVSLLTFIISGLANGLSQDNAALIKDLPAGQFYMNEEADETYNLSKIDSSTQNDMLNKQKDAVAFSIQMGFINDEAGKQQSVAFVTATDSPLFENVKHEEIILDSSLKDKGIQVGDTVTNNQFSGKFIVKGFVEQKKYSHAPVAYISMEDYKEIYRVDEMQLVFTPDGDASQAYTGLQAFSKSDFLNTIPSYSAEQMSLNMIVWFLVVISGMLFAIFFYMMNVQKIGLYGILKAIGLKTSKLFKMIWTQMVVITVISLALSIALSQIFNQIAPQGMPFSLSLATTTQLSIVFLIIGFIGATISGVQIKKIQPLQAIQQGEV; encoded by the coding sequence ATGAACCTGGCTTTAAAAGAAATGAAGAAAAATAAAGTGCGATTTGTGATTTTAGGTTCCATTGTTTTTCTGGTGAGTTTACTAACCTTTATTATTTCAGGTTTGGCAAATGGATTATCACAAGACAATGCTGCGTTAATTAAAGATTTACCAGCAGGACAGTTTTATATGAATGAGGAGGCAGATGAAACGTACAATCTGTCAAAAATAGATAGCAGTACCCAAAATGACATGTTAAACAAACAAAAGGACGCTGTAGCTTTTTCAATTCAAATGGGCTTTATAAATGATGAGGCTGGCAAGCAACAAAGCGTTGCCTTTGTCACTGCTACCGATTCACCACTATTTGAAAATGTGAAACATGAGGAAATTATTTTAGATAGCTCACTAAAGGATAAAGGTATACAGGTAGGCGATACAGTAACGAATAATCAATTTAGTGGCAAGTTTATTGTAAAAGGCTTTGTTGAGCAAAAGAAATATAGTCATGCACCTGTAGCTTATATTAGCATGGAGGATTACAAAGAAATTTATCGAGTTGATGAAATGCAATTAGTTTTCACGCCAGATGGAGATGCTTCACAAGCGTATACGGGCTTACAAGCATTTTCGAAAAGTGATTTTTTAAATACGATTCCTAGTTATAGCGCAGAACAGATGTCTCTTAATATGATTGTTTGGTTTTTAGTTGTGATTAGTGGCATGTTGTTTGCAATCTTTTTCTATATGATGAACGTTCAAAAGATTGGTTTGTACGGTATTTTAAAAGCAATCGGTTTAAAAACAAGTAAGCTATTTAAAATGATTTGGACGCAAATGGTCGTTATTACCGTTATTTCACTGGCGTTATCGATTGCACTGAGTCAAATTTTTAATCAAATTGCACCGCAAGGAATGCCGTTTAGTTTAAGTTTGGCAACGACAACACAATTGTCGATTGTATTCCTTATTATTGGATTTATTGGTGCAACGATTTCAGGTGTTCAAATTAAAAAAATTCAGCCATTACAAGCGATACAGCAAGGAGAGGTCTAA
- a CDS encoding ABC transporter ATP-binding protein, producing the protein MTLFTMENVRKTFTNGEVQEEILKGINMTLKEGEVTALVGASGSGKSTLLTIAAGLQPTSQGQVIFQGKNMTALTAEQVRQVRASEFGFVFQFAHLVPFLTVEEQLLLMLEVSESALKKHEQQREVERILKLVGMDHRKNAYPSSLSGGEKQRVAIARAIIHKPKVLFADEPTASLDSKRSKDVMELIRDLTKTLNITTLMVTHDEEMLAYTDQVIKMNDGKIVQNV; encoded by the coding sequence ATGACACTATTTACAATGGAGAATGTTAGAAAAACGTTTACGAATGGTGAAGTGCAAGAAGAAATATTAAAAGGCATTAATATGACGCTTAAAGAAGGAGAAGTAACAGCTTTAGTAGGTGCTTCGGGGTCTGGTAAAAGTACACTATTAACGATTGCTGCTGGGCTACAACCTACATCGCAGGGCCAAGTAATTTTTCAAGGGAAAAATATGACGGCTTTGACTGCTGAGCAAGTGCGACAAGTGCGGGCAAGTGAATTTGGTTTTGTTTTTCAATTTGCACATTTAGTTCCCTTTCTAACAGTAGAAGAACAGCTATTACTTATGCTCGAAGTGTCGGAATCAGCATTAAAGAAACACGAGCAGCAAAGAGAGGTAGAGCGTATTTTAAAATTAGTAGGGATGGACCATCGGAAAAATGCATATCCTTCGTCCTTATCAGGAGGAGAGAAGCAACGAGTAGCCATTGCGCGAGCGATTATTCATAAACCGAAAGTTCTTTTTGCCGATGAACCTACAGCAAGTTTAGATTCCAAAAGATCGAAGGACGTCATGGAGTTAATTAGAGACCTTACCAAAACATTAAACATTACAACGTTAATGGTTACTCATGACGAAGAAATGTTAGCTTATACAGATCAAGTCATTAAAATGAATGATGGCAAAATTGTTCAAAATGTGTGA
- a CDS encoding AraC family transcriptional regulator: MKITIEELAESKIAYFRNVGEYGEEHNKELMESFKQWAQLNALFEDSPIFAIPQDNPEVTPKEECRYDVCVMIPNDFHVAKPAQSGTLPGGKYAVFLLDHTKEAVSEFWGNIFSEIAKNHLSIRQQPIIERYTLQMIDNHLCEILVPIQ; the protein is encoded by the coding sequence TTGAAAATTACTATCGAAGAATTGGCAGAATCAAAAATTGCCTACTTTAGAAACGTCGGTGAATACGGTGAAGAGCACAACAAAGAGCTAATGGAATCTTTTAAACAATGGGCACAGCTAAATGCCTTATTTGAGGATTCACCCATTTTTGCCATTCCTCAAGATAATCCTGAAGTTACACCTAAAGAAGAGTGTCGATATGATGTTTGCGTCATGATTCCAAATGATTTCCATGTGGCAAAGCCTGCTCAGAGTGGAACATTACCTGGCGGGAAATATGCAGTTTTCTTGTTAGACCATACGAAAGAGGCAGTCAGCGAATTTTGGGGTAATATTTTTTCTGAAATCGCCAAAAATCATCTATCCATCAGACAACAGCCAATCATTGAAAGATATACATTGCAAATGATTGATAATCATCTATGTGAAATATTAGTCCCTATTCAGTAA
- a CDS encoding 3-hydroxyacyl-CoA dehydrogenase, with protein sequence MNYQNITVAGSGVLGSQIAYQSAFKGFNVTVYDINDDALKNAQERITKLKPLYQHDLGATQEEVDAAYARLTFKSDLAEAVANADLVIEAIPEVVKIKTEFYTNLGKVAPAKTIFATNSSTLLPSQFAEATGRPEKFLALHFANTIWVNNTAEIMKHPGTDMKVFDEVVEFARAIGMVPLTLYKEQPGYILNSLLVPFLDAAEMLLVKEVSDPETIDKTWMIGTGAPLGPFAILDVVGINTAHNIVEAKAAATGDENMKKLANLLKTEYIDKGKLGRATGEGFYKYPNPSFSKPDFLKK encoded by the coding sequence ATGAATTATCAAAACATTACTGTAGCAGGAAGTGGCGTATTAGGAAGTCAGATTGCTTATCAGTCTGCTTTTAAAGGATTCAACGTTACTGTATACGATATTAATGACGATGCTTTAAAAAATGCACAGGAGCGCATTACAAAGTTAAAACCATTATACCAACACGATTTGGGCGCAACACAGGAAGAAGTAGATGCTGCATATGCTCGTCTTACTTTTAAAAGCGACTTAGCAGAGGCTGTAGCAAATGCAGATCTTGTTATTGAGGCTATTCCTGAAGTTGTAAAAATCAAAACAGAATTTTACACAAACCTTGGCAAAGTTGCTCCAGCAAAAACAATTTTCGCCACAAACTCATCTACTTTATTACCAAGTCAATTTGCTGAAGCTACAGGTCGCCCTGAGAAATTTTTAGCATTACATTTTGCTAATACGATTTGGGTAAATAATACAGCCGAAATTATGAAACATCCAGGTACAGATATGAAGGTGTTTGATGAAGTTGTTGAATTTGCTCGAGCTATTGGAATGGTGCCGTTAACATTATATAAAGAACAACCTGGCTATATTTTGAACTCTCTACTCGTGCCATTTTTAGATGCAGCTGAAATGCTATTAGTAAAAGAAGTATCTGACCCTGAAACAATCGACAAAACTTGGATGATTGGGACAGGCGCTCCTCTTGGACCATTTGCTATTCTAGACGTTGTAGGTATTAATACCGCTCATAACATTGTAGAGGCAAAAGCTGCTGCAACTGGTGATGAAAACATGAAAAAGCTAGCAAACTTATTAAAAACAGAGTACATCGATAAAGGCAAATTAGGACGCGCAACAGGAGAAGGCTTCTACAAATATCCTAACCCAAGCTTCTCTAAACCTGATTTCCTTAAAAAATAA
- a CDS encoding S-layer homology domain-containing protein: MKKTILAGALSIACFTGGFGLQAHAQEKVEVANIIHPKQVVASTNQVQSMSYQDIYKMFLLSKLGFENDDVTLVTTKNSITIKMSLKAIMASYTDGTNLFPEGEQALQENFDEFKKLFGDAIQMRITQSGNGFKAEIFTAGKWEAASNADMNDLITVFNRADLDLKPGGYFTDAIGHWAESYIQLLYQAGIVTGTTDTTFNPNGQVTRGQLAAMIFRASGLDVNEDYEGPASYKDMQGFWGAKEVAILQEYGLLEIFDGNYFEPNKPATREEMAHVTVSYLEAMEFDVAKANKNNTFTDKNQMRQEAVESIGLLQQLGIIDGANGKFNPKGNLTRAQFSKILALTLMTVSEE; the protein is encoded by the coding sequence ATGAAGAAAACAATTTTAGCTGGAGCTCTAAGTATTGCATGTTTTACAGGAGGTTTTGGCTTACAAGCACATGCACAAGAAAAAGTAGAAGTTGCCAACATTATTCATCCAAAACAAGTCGTTGCATCGACAAATCAAGTACAATCGATGTCCTATCAAGATATTTACAAAATGTTTTTACTTTCTAAGTTAGGCTTTGAAAATGATGATGTAACATTAGTTACAACTAAAAATAGCATTACGATAAAAATGTCCCTTAAAGCAATAATGGCATCCTATACAGATGGGACAAACTTATTCCCAGAAGGGGAACAGGCGTTACAAGAAAACTTTGATGAGTTTAAAAAGTTGTTCGGCGATGCGATTCAAATGCGCATTACTCAATCTGGCAATGGCTTCAAGGCTGAAATTTTTACAGCGGGGAAATGGGAAGCAGCAAGTAATGCAGATATGAATGATTTAATTACAGTATTTAACCGTGCTGACCTTGATTTAAAACCAGGTGGGTATTTTACAGATGCGATTGGCCATTGGGCTGAAAGCTATATCCAATTACTTTATCAAGCTGGCATTGTAACTGGAACTACTGATACGACATTCAATCCGAATGGGCAAGTCACTCGTGGGCAATTAGCTGCAATGATTTTCCGTGCGTCAGGCTTAGATGTAAATGAAGATTATGAAGGACCTGCTTCATACAAAGATATGCAAGGTTTCTGGGGAGCTAAGGAAGTAGCAATTTTACAAGAGTATGGCTTACTCGAAATTTTTGATGGTAATTATTTTGAACCAAACAAGCCTGCTACTCGTGAAGAGATGGCTCATGTAACAGTAAGTTACTTAGAAGCAATGGAGTTCGATGTAGCAAAGGCTAACAAAAATAATACCTTTACAGATAAGAATCAAATGCGTCAGGAAGCTGTTGAATCTATTGGCTTATTACAGCAATTAGGAATTATTGACGGTGCAAACGGAAAGTTTAATCCAAAAGGCAATTTAACACGTGCACAGTTTTCTAAAATTTTAGCACTTACGTTGATGACAGTAAGTGAAGAGTAA
- a CDS encoding ZIP family metal transporter translates to MIIGGFLFFSVSIGGTIAWVFSKLFQHTTQGLSLLCGGFLVGLLVLDIIPSSFQVYKSFGIILGILIGYLIFQLLSSLFHPTNQQNPSVSLLAIAMVIHTVPISLAIGNLLGNSALSITMTASIILHHLPEGFALTTASLSQNGKLWKLFIYFIGFSMFFILFILVGQYWNLTIKAQGVLMGLSIGLIGTASISEFILHHVRAVTLKSFITYILLGYFLSYMFHIFVE, encoded by the coding sequence ATGATTATTGGTGGATTTCTTTTTTTCAGTGTTAGCATAGGAGGAACAATCGCTTGGGTTTTCTCTAAGCTTTTTCAACATACAACCCAAGGATTATCATTATTATGTGGCGGATTTTTAGTCGGCTTGCTCGTACTAGATATCATTCCATCTTCTTTTCAAGTGTACAAGTCGTTTGGAATTATATTAGGCATTCTAATTGGCTATTTAATATTTCAATTACTTAGTAGTTTATTTCACCCTACAAATCAACAAAATCCCTCCGTTTCTTTGCTTGCAATCGCAATGGTCATCCATACAGTTCCTATTAGTCTTGCTATTGGTAACTTACTTGGCAATTCCGCACTTAGTATTACAATGACAGCATCCATCATTCTTCATCATCTTCCTGAGGGGTTTGCACTTACAACAGCATCTCTTTCACAAAACGGAAAGCTGTGGAAACTATTTATTTATTTCATCGGATTCTCGATGTTTTTTATACTTTTTATTTTAGTTGGTCAATATTGGAATTTAACAATTAAGGCACAAGGCGTGTTGATGGGACTATCAATAGGGTTAATCGGAACGGCTAGTATTTCAGAGTTTATTTTGCACCATGTACGAGCAGTAACCTTAAAATCCTTTATAACATATATTTTATTGGGCTATTTTTTAAGCTATATGTTTCATATATTCGTGGAATAA
- a CDS encoding TspO/MBR family protein translates to MKWVALLSFLLMITINGIASTIGINGKTTGEISNQQQVLFMPAGYVFSIWLVIYIVLGIWMAIQLFRKKANQETAILSLFTSTCLYNIAWLLCWHYEYFTLSIVMMIGLLVSLIFIYRSYPKGDCRFAGRLPFSIYMGWISVALMANISYVLTYYQWDGFGIADVWWANLLLLVATCLAIYIRYVEIDVLFPIVIIWAFIGIAVKNGVDAGSLFYMPLLYSAILVISIFIGKRK, encoded by the coding sequence ATGAAGTGGGTTGCGCTTTTAAGCTTTTTATTAATGATTACCATTAATGGTATAGCAAGTACAATAGGTATTAATGGCAAAACGACAGGAGAAATTTCGAACCAACAACAGGTGCTGTTTATGCCAGCAGGCTATGTTTTTTCTATCTGGCTTGTAATTTATATAGTATTAGGAATATGGATGGCTATTCAATTATTTCGTAAGAAAGCCAATCAGGAGACTGCTATTTTAAGTCTTTTTACATCAACTTGTTTATATAACATTGCTTGGCTTTTATGTTGGCATTATGAATACTTTACATTATCGATCGTCATGATGATTGGTCTCCTTGTTAGTTTAATCTTTATTTATAGAAGTTATCCGAAAGGGGATTGCCGTTTTGCAGGGAGATTACCATTTTCGATTTACATGGGCTGGATTAGTGTTGCTTTAATGGCAAATATTAGCTATGTACTTACATATTATCAGTGGGACGGCTTTGGTATAGCTGATGTATGGTGGGCGAATTTGTTACTTTTGGTTGCCACATGTCTTGCTATTTATATTCGCTACGTTGAAATCGACGTTTTGTTTCCAATCGTTATTATTTGGGCTTTTATCGGTATTGCTGTAAAAAATGGAGTAGATGCTGGAAGCTTATTCTATATGCCTTTACTGTATAGTGCCATCCTTGTTATCTCTATTTTCATCGGCAAAAGAAAATAA
- a CDS encoding GNAT family N-acetyltransferase, producing MLEYKLVTTINELETYKDTWSEILEREKNDNPFIEYEWISTWWMIVGHDENVEIYIVEHNGEAIAFFPFVHTSRFGGIHQFSFLGQGLASYMEVVAEKRWKEQAVHYLLKELISKFTRVLFVLHGLLESKDTSPILEKYTIAHQLPYSVFRVVTPYIDFKSIELPDFLKKHKRRFKSIDRREKRLKELGTITYQKAHAGNLDNMFQLFERRWQKKMDTSGFTAQRTKAFFEQLAKQQNGALSLKVHSLQFENIWIGFTLDICCRGRNFCHAMGHEPDFNMFGPGRLIEKENMLKAHSMNVRLYDFGIGYEPYKFDWYTHLDFTRKFIMSTAGVRERALRTVMVLQESLLALVKTNRRIVEWKRNTLGELRYLFTKADKNEWLSMLKCKVFNGHKFTIYYLEQKLGQHQSNFQEINIQSVLENDQRTELLAHYFKGYKLYGQKQDISFLRHDQFIHEEADGFKQELPPNTTYIKNYELPKLQMIVDEVQREGLAICTSANWFEWRKRKTLTALGFRKVERVLITQLFKWKKVHRHEKKWVKFFLKHGQQTEQRWHLALLSFLI from the coding sequence GTGCTAGAGTATAAACTCGTGACAACGATTAACGAGCTAGAGACATATAAGGATACTTGGTCTGAAATACTTGAACGTGAAAAAAACGACAATCCATTTATAGAATATGAATGGATTTCAACCTGGTGGATGATAGTGGGGCACGATGAGAATGTGGAAATTTACATTGTTGAGCATAACGGGGAAGCTATCGCATTTTTTCCGTTTGTTCATACAAGTCGATTTGGTGGTATTCATCAGTTTAGCTTTTTAGGACAAGGGCTTGCTTCTTATATGGAGGTAGTTGCCGAAAAAAGATGGAAAGAGCAGGCTGTGCATTATTTATTGAAGGAACTTATAAGCAAATTTACACGTGTTCTCTTCGTATTACATGGCCTTCTTGAAAGTAAGGATACTTCTCCAATATTAGAGAAATATACAATAGCACATCAATTGCCCTATTCGGTTTTTCGTGTTGTCACACCTTATATAGATTTTAAGTCGATTGAATTACCCGATTTTTTAAAGAAGCATAAGCGAAGATTTAAAAGTATTGATCGTCGAGAAAAGCGGTTGAAGGAACTTGGAACAATAACATATCAAAAAGCACATGCTGGAAATTTAGATAACATGTTTCAATTGTTTGAAAGAAGATGGCAAAAGAAAATGGATACGAGTGGTTTTACAGCACAACGGACAAAGGCTTTTTTTGAGCAGCTCGCAAAGCAGCAAAATGGGGCATTAAGTTTAAAAGTTCACAGTTTGCAATTCGAAAATATTTGGATTGGTTTTACATTAGATATTTGTTGTCGAGGAAGAAATTTTTGTCATGCGATGGGGCATGAGCCAGATTTCAATATGTTTGGACCTGGACGTTTAATTGAGAAAGAAAATATGTTGAAGGCACATAGTATGAACGTTCGTCTATACGATTTTGGTATTGGGTATGAGCCTTATAAGTTTGACTGGTATACACATTTAGATTTCACAAGAAAATTCATCATGAGTACTGCAGGGGTGCGGGAGCGAGCGCTTCGTACTGTAATGGTGCTACAAGAATCGTTATTAGCGTTGGTGAAAACAAATCGCAGAATTGTAGAATGGAAACGTAATACATTAGGTGAATTACGATACTTGTTTACAAAAGCTGATAAGAATGAATGGCTGTCCATGCTAAAATGTAAGGTGTTTAATGGACATAAATTTACGATTTATTATTTAGAACAAAAATTAGGCCAACATCAATCTAACTTTCAGGAAATAAATATTCAATCAGTGCTCGAAAACGATCAGCGAACGGAGCTTCTTGCCCATTATTTTAAAGGCTATAAGCTCTATGGACAGAAACAGGACATTTCCTTTTTGCGACATGATCAATTTATCCACGAGGAAGCGGATGGGTTTAAGCAAGAATTGCCACCAAATACTACATATATTAAAAATTATGAACTACCAAAACTCCAAATGATTGTAGATGAAGTGCAACGAGAAGGGCTTGCAATTTGTACCTCTGCTAATTGGTTTGAGTGGCGAAAACGTAAAACGTTAACTGCATTAGGTTTTCGAAAGGTAGAACGTGTTTTAATAACTCAACTGTTTAAGTGGAAAAAGGTGCATCGTCATGAAAAGAAATGGGTAAAATTTTTTTTGAAACACGGACAGCAAACAGAACAACGCTGGCACCTAGCACTACTTTCCTTCCTAATATAA
- a CDS encoding NUMOD4 domain-containing protein encodes MTLTKQQALQALNKNKFIGFTILTGNIIMKKINKTDYNIFVYEEGNDKPMHYVGSIMNVMATMSDKASNKDFIIVEQLPEENKTAVSNGANEQKPVKETVIKTTNLDEKSRAIAGYEELYEITESGRIITVRENRPLARCNDEYGFHIVRLTKNGVAANHNVFELWKQAFPELEQTNFKGALKAKYGTGCKLIDKPGIHF; translated from the coding sequence ATGACTTTAACCAAACAACAAGCACTACAAGCACTTAATAAAAACAAATTTATCGGTTTTACGATTTTAACAGGAAATATTATTATGAAAAAGATTAATAAAACCGACTATAATATTTTCGTATATGAAGAAGGTAACGACAAACCAATGCATTATGTAGGTTCCATTATGAACGTAATGGCGACGATGAGTGATAAGGCATCCAATAAGGATTTTATTATCGTCGAGCAACTTCCTGAGGAAAATAAGACAGCAGTTTCTAATGGGGCTAATGAACAAAAACCAGTTAAAGAGACTGTTATAAAAACAACTAATTTGGATGAAAAAAGCCGTGCAATTGCAGGCTATGAAGAACTCTATGAAATCACTGAAAGCGGACGTATTATTACCGTACGCGAAAATCGCCCATTAGCTCGTTGCAATGATGAATATGGTTTTCATATTGTCCGTTTAACAAAAAACGGCGTTGCAGCGAATCATAATGTATTCGAACTATGGAAGCAGGCATTCCCAGAGCTTGAACAAACAAACTTTAAAGGTGCCTTAAAAGCGAAATATGGCACAGGCTGTAAGCTAATTGACAAGCCAGGTATTCACTTTTAA
- a CDS encoding helix-turn-helix transcriptional regulator, producing MEQRIKELRASFGWTQEQLAEKLGVSRQTIISIENGRYNPSLELAYKIAKSFQLSIEEVFIFEKGSD from the coding sequence ATGGAACAACGTATAAAAGAATTAAGAGCATCATTTGGTTGGACGCAAGAACAGTTAGCCGAAAAACTAGGAGTTTCAAGGCAAACAATTATTTCTATAGAAAATGGTCGTTACAATCCTTCTTTAGAGCTTGCCTATAAAATTGCAAAATCATTTCAACTAAGCATTGAGGAAGTATTCATTTTTGAGAAAGGTAGTGATTGA
- a CDS encoding SACOL1771 family peroxiredoxin produces the protein MEHKFSMNLSWSNGRNGTGNLTASNLNTIVSIPREMNGPGIGTNPDEMLLGASATCYLITFAALLENAKIPVVALSMDSEGFVDVTDGVFTYVRIVHRPNVKVSQLTEHEEKRMHRLAQKAEQTCMISKALKGNVQIECYLEIEQSSNSQ, from the coding sequence ATGGAGCATAAGTTTAGTATGAATTTATCTTGGTCAAATGGAAGAAATGGGACAGGGAACTTAACAGCTAGCAATTTGAATACAATCGTTTCTATTCCTCGGGAAATGAATGGACCAGGAATCGGAACAAATCCAGATGAAATGTTATTAGGTGCTTCAGCAACTTGTTATTTAATTACCTTTGCCGCATTGCTGGAAAACGCCAAAATACCAGTAGTGGCGTTGTCGATGGATTCAGAAGGGTTTGTAGATGTAACGGATGGAGTTTTTACATATGTTAGAATTGTCCATAGACCTAATGTAAAAGTCTCGCAACTAACCGAACATGAAGAAAAACGGATGCATCGGCTAGCTCAAAAAGCAGAACAAACATGTATGATTAGTAAGGCGTTGAAGGGAAATGTGCAAATCGAATGCTACCTTGAAATTGAGCAGTCGTCTAATAGTCAGTAA
- a CDS encoding sugar transferase — MHVQTAETNTFYGQYGKRIFDIVGAILLLLMTIPLMLGVLLLLLMTTGRPIFFKQIRTGYEHQRFIIWKLRTMTIQATPVNMPALCTEGIPDDYYFKTDQDTRITKIGAILRKLSIDEIPQLLNVMKGEMSIVGPRPEVPTITNSYSALQARRLEVKPGLTGLAQINGRSNISHGQKISYDIHYVENVTFLMDLKIVVKTFFVVLARTGAY; from the coding sequence TTGCACGTCCAGACAGCTGAGACAAACACATTTTATGGTCAGTATGGAAAACGAATTTTTGATATAGTTGGGGCAATTCTATTATTACTTATGACAATTCCTCTTATGTTAGGTGTACTCCTCCTATTACTTATGACTACAGGACGCCCCATTTTTTTTAAACAAATTCGAACTGGTTACGAACATCAACGTTTTATCATTTGGAAATTAAGAACGATGACGATTCAGGCTACACCTGTCAATATGCCTGCATTATGTACAGAAGGTATTCCAGATGATTACTATTTTAAAACTGACCAAGATACGCGCATTACAAAAATCGGAGCAATCTTACGTAAGTTAAGCATTGATGAAATTCCGCAGCTTTTGAATGTAATGAAGGGTGAAATGAGTATTGTTGGACCGAGGCCAGAAGTACCGACAATTACAAATAGTTATAGCGCTTTACAGGCACGCCGTCTAGAAGTGAAGCCAGGTTTAACAGGGCTTGCACAAATTAACGGACGATCCAATATTTCGCATGGTCAAAAAATTTCCTATGACATTCATTATGTAGAGAACGTAACGTTTTTGATGGATTTAAAAATTGTTGTGAAAACCTTTTTCGTTGTTCTAGCTAGAACAGGGGCTTACTAA
- a CDS encoding glycosyltransferase family 4 protein encodes MLKIVQLITRMDKVGGAQKHVEALAIKLKRDAHEVTIVTGYYDASLWRLQDEQINVISIPAMQRAIHLTKDIQALWQLRIALKKIQPDVIATHSSKAGAIGRIIGGLLHIPTIFTAHSWSFTEGVPQKKQLMYRQLEKTVQPLTTKIITVSDYDRKLALTKGIAPAHKLQTIHNGIEQLETTLVPNRVKHEHPQIVMVARFEVPKRQDLLLEALLELADIPWHLQFIGDGSLRPQLESYVKDKGFSERVTFLGNQLDVTKLLAQSQIFALLSDWEGLPISIIEAMRAGLPIIATNVGGVNELVTDKENGFLIARDDPNQLKIRLKELLMDETLCKKMGDISERRFLRDFTFVPMYKKTVSIYEQAISKFAKKGD; translated from the coding sequence ATGCTGAAGATTGTTCAACTTATAACACGTATGGATAAAGTAGGCGGCGCTCAAAAACATGTGGAGGCACTTGCCATAAAGCTAAAGCGAGATGCCCATGAAGTGACGATTGTGACAGGTTATTATGATGCATCATTATGGCGCTTACAAGATGAGCAAATTAATGTCATCAGTATCCCTGCCATGCAACGGGCGATTCATTTAACAAAAGATATCCAAGCACTTTGGCAATTACGAATTGCTTTAAAAAAAATCCAGCCCGATGTGATTGCAACACATTCTTCTAAGGCAGGAGCAATTGGACGTATCATCGGAGGTCTTTTGCATATTCCAACAATTTTTACTGCACATAGCTGGAGTTTTACAGAAGGGGTTCCACAAAAAAAGCAACTGATGTATCGACAGCTTGAAAAAACCGTCCAGCCATTAACAACTAAAATCATCACCGTTTCTGATTATGATCGTAAGCTGGCGTTAACGAAAGGCATTGCACCTGCTCATAAATTACAGACTATTCATAATGGCATTGAACAATTAGAAACGACTCTAGTACCAAATAGAGTGAAACATGAGCATCCGCAAATCGTTATGGTTGCTCGCTTTGAGGTGCCAAAAAGGCAAGATTTACTGTTGGAGGCTTTGCTGGAGCTAGCAGACATACCATGGCACCTGCAATTTATTGGCGACGGTTCTTTACGACCTCAGCTAGAAAGCTACGTAAAAGATAAAGGTTTTTCAGAGCGAGTTACGTTTTTAGGCAATCAATTAGATGTCACAAAATTACTTGCTCAAAGTCAGATTTTTGCACTGCTATCAGATTGGGAGGGATTACCCATCTCAATTATTGAAGCGATGAGAGCTGGACTTCCTATCATTGCCACAAACGTTGGTGGAGTCAATGAGTTAGTGACGGATAAAGAAAACGGTTTTTTAATCGCTCGGGACGATCCAAACCAACTGAAAATAAGACTTAAAGAGCTTTTAATGGATGAAACGCTATGTAAAAAAATGGGCGATATAAGTGAACGTCGTTTTTTACGAGATTTTACGTTTGTTCCTATGTACAAAAAAACAGTATCTATCTATGAACAGGCGATTTCAAAGTTTGCTAAAAAGGGTGATTAA